The following proteins come from a genomic window of Salminus brasiliensis chromosome 15, fSalBra1.hap2, whole genome shotgun sequence:
- the LOC140536095 gene encoding Golgi apparatus membrane protein TVP23 homolog A-like, producing MVESLSAEIVDVSLDFGTEEDRRGSTKIRHPLATFFHLFFRVSAIVAYLCCDWFSRSSVTCFVTVISLLSCDFWSVKNVTGRLLVGLRWWNQIDEDGRSQWVFEAKKSRDSSGTEAEAQIFWLGLIICPLIWTAFFFTTLFSFKMKWLALVVAGICLQAANLYGYLRCKAGEQETLPKSASHYLGQQFIQKPDIIFGIL from the exons ATGGTTGAG tctctctctgcagaaatAGTGGACGTGTCTCTGGATTTCGGTACAGAGGAGGACCGTCGAGGGTCGACCAAAATACG GCATCCACTGGCCACGTTCTTCCACTTGTTCTTCCGCGTCAGCGCCATCGTTGCCTATCTGTGCTGCGATTGGTTCAGCCGGAGTTCCGTCACGTGCTTTGTCACGGTCATCTCTCTGCTGTCATGTGACTTCTGGTCTGTGAAG AACGTGACTGGCAGGCTGTTGGTTGGCCTGCGCTGGTGGAATCAGATTGATGAGGATGGGCGGAGCCAGTGGGTGTTCGAGGCAAAAAAG agtcgTGATAGTAGTGGCACAGAAGCAGAAGCACAGATTTTCTGGTTGGGCTTGATCATCTGTCCCCTCATTTGGACTGCGTTCTTCTTCACAACCCTCTTTTCCTTCAAGATGAAATGGCTG GCTCTGGTGGTAGCAGGTATTTGCCTCCAGGCTGCTAATCTTTATGGCTACCTGCGCTGTAAGGCTGGGGAACAGGAGACCCTGCCCAAGTCAGCATCCCACTACCTGGGGCAGCAGTTCATTCAGAAG CCTGATATCATATTTGGAATACTCTAA